TCTCCAGCAGCTCCGCCCGCTCATTCGGCTTCGCCTTCAAAAACGCCGCGAACTGTCCCTGCGCGAGCAGCACGGAGCGCATGAAGCGGTTGTAATCCAGTCCGGTGAGCGATTCGATCAGCGGATCGACCTCGCGACCCTTGTCGGCGAGGATCTCGCCCGTCGTGGCATCCGCCAGCGTGCGCTGCACAGGTTTGAGATTGCCCGTCTTCGTCTTCCCCAGCCGCCACGTCGCGCGGAGCTTGCGCCCGCCCGTCTCAAAGTCCACTTCGGCAAAACACTCCGCCGTATGTCGGCTCATCATCTCATCCGCCTTGTCATTCCCGTAACGCGCCGCGCGGCCATACAGCGCCAGTGTCATAGCATCCAGCAACGTCGATTTCCCCGCGCCCGTCGGCCCCGTGATCAAGAACACGCCCGCCGCGCTCAACGGAGCCGCATCAAACCGCACCTCATGCGTCCCGCTGAGCGAGTTGAGGTTCTGGAGTCGGACGGCGAGGAGGCGCATGGCTGAGATCAGAAAGAGGGCTATTCGGCTCTTTCGCGTTCGTATTCGGCACGATAGCCTGCTAGCACATCAATGGACTGCTTGAGCAGTAACTTTCCGCCTCGACGAGCAAACCGAAGGAAAGTGCCATCAATCTCAACCGACCACTTTCCGCTCGGTGTCATCGAAGGATCGAGTATGTCCCATTTCCCTGCCGAATCCGCCAAACGATGTGGATCGCGTTCAGGCATAGATTTCGCCACGAACGTTCCATCGAGATTGAACTGGATCAAACACTCTACAAAAGCTGGACTGCCTGCGCTCTTAAGGAATCCGTCAGGCAGCTTTTTGCATTTCCACAACCCAACAAGCTCTGTTGCAGCGGGTTTCGATGTCACGGAGTCATCACACGAAGTCAATATCATCAAGAGTGAAGCGCAGAGCAGTTTGGCGATGGATGTCCGTTTCATAAAGTCTTTGAATTACAGTATCACTTTCTCCTCCCTCAACGCCAGCAGCTCATCAAACACGGCGGTGAGTTCGTCGCCTTCGATCTGCTTTTCCTGGAGCAGTTCGCGGAAGACGTCGCGGGGCTGGAGGTCGTGGAGGGTGGGGGCGGTGGATTGCCAGGGGGCGGTTTCGGAGACGGGGAGGTCGGCGAGGACTTTCAATACCTCGAATCGGCCAACAGCGGCTTCGCGGACTTGGCGGTCGAGATCGGGCTCGGGGGCATCGAGCTTCACGGTGACTTCGGCCCAAGCTGTGGCGGGCACGTTGGCGAGATCGGCGGCGAGGGTGGCGCGGTTTGCTTTCACGCGGACGAGGGCGCGGGTGGTGGGGATGGGAAGAAGTTTTACACCGCAGAGAGGGGGAGAACGCAGAGATGTTTTTTTTGAAGAAGAACTCTGCGTTCTCCCCCTCTCTGCGGTGCAAGCCTCTGGCTCTGTGTCGATGATGACGACGGACTTCGCATCGGCGGCCTCGGAGAAGCTGAGGGGGATGGGGGAGCCGCTGTAGCGGATGGTTTCATTGCTGGCGACCTTTTGCGGGCGATGAAGGTGACCGAGGGCGGTGTAGCCGAAGCCGTCGAAGATGTCCGCGCCGACGGAGCCGAGGTTGCCGATGTGGATGTCGCGCTCGCTGTCGCTGGTGGTGGCACCGAGGACGGTGAGGTGGCCCATGGCGATGACGGGGCGGCCGTTCGCGATCTCGCGGCAGGCGGCGAGCTGCGCGGCGTAGTGGGCGCGGATGGCGGCGCGGACTTGCTCATGCACAGTGGCGAGTGTTTCACCAGGGGCAGCCTGGCGGAGGTCGCGCTCGCGCAGGAAGGGCACGGCGGCGACGACCGCGCCGCCGAGATCGACGACGTTGTCACCGGCGTGGCCGAAGACATGGACCTCGAAGCGGCGGAGCAGCTCGCGCGGGGCGTTGAGGTGGGAGGCGGAGTCGTGGTTGCCGCCGGTGATGACGGCCTTCACCGTTTGGAGGTCGGCGAGGCGCTTCAGGAAATCGAAGTAGAGCGCGACGGCATCCTGCGGCGGGTTCGCGGCGTCGAAGACATCGCCACTGAGCAGCAGCGCGTCGATTTTTTCGCTGCGCAGCGTGTCGATGAGCCAGTCAAGAAAGGCGACTTGCTCCGGCAGGCGGTCACGCTCGACGAGTCGAGCGCCGAGATGCCAGTCTGCGGTGTGGAGGATGCGCATGCGCCGTGAACTAGGCGGGAATGCCTCAGTGCGCAATGATCGGCAGCAGCAGGCACGCTGCGCTGGCTGGATCAGTTTCGGTTCAGCAGCTTCTTCACCTCATCTTCGGAGTAGGCGCTCTTCTTTCCGCCTTTGTCACCGTAGTTCTCGATGATGAGGGGGGCCTCGGGCGTGCCTTTGGAGCGGGTGAGGGCGGAGCCGGTTTTGAAGATGTTGTCGCCACTGTTGAAGGTGGAGCCGCCATCACGGGACTGCTGGCCGCCGAGACGGGACTGGCTCGTTTTGAAGGCGCCATCCATGCCGGAAGGTTGTTTGTCTCCCAGCGCGTAGGTCATGTCAGCGCCTCGTGCCTGCGATTTGCCGAACCCGCTCTGGTTGGTCTTGAACTGCTTCTGCCCGGCATACGCATCGCCGCCGTTGAAGCTTTTGGAGTGATGCATCTGCTTCTGAAAATAAGCGCCCGCAGAACCGCCCTTCGCCGTTTTGGGATCGGTGATGTATTTCTCAAACGAACTGCGCTGACTGGCGTCCGGTTTCAGCATGGCACGCTGCGAGAGCTTCATCTCCGAGGGAGCTATGTTCTTCTTCTTCGTGCTGGAGCACTGGCACAGCACAAGGCCTGCGCTGACGCAGATCAGAAGTCGCACGGGCTGGTTCATGGCTGGGGGGTGGTTTTGGCGGAGGGCTGACGTGTGAGGAAGAGGATTTCCTTCTTCACCGCACCAGGCAGATGGAACTTCGGCAACTCCGTCTCGATGCCCGCTAGTTTGCCCCAGCTTTGGTAGAGTTCAAAGATCAGTTTCGCGGACTCGTTCGGCATCGCCCAGTTCATGCGCATGAGGAATGCCTCCGCAGTGTCAAACTCACGCTGGCGGACGAGGAATCGTGCATGCGCGGCGAACAACTCCGGCTGCAAGGCCGCGGTGCCTTCCAAGCGTTGGAGAGCCGCGGCGAACAGCTCGCTGGCGAGACCTGCATGGCCGGTGTCCTCAAAGGCGCGTGCCCAATCCACGGTCTGCGCGCCGCCGGGGAAGGGGAGGCGGAAGGTCTCGCTGAAAAGCTCCTGCACCGTCGCTTCATCGTTCAGTGCATGCGCCACACGCACAGCGAGCGGCAGTTTGCGCCCCTGCTCGCGCAAGGTGGGGATGCCCGCCACGATCTCGCACGCATCCCAGGCCCAGGCGGCACGGCCTGCGGCCAGCATGGCTTCGGCGGCGAGTTCGATGCAGAGCCGGTCTTTTTCCTCAACCTTCTGCCAGGCGTGAATGAAATCAGCCTGCGCGGTGGCGGGCAGTTTCGCGGAGAAGGCGCTCAAGGCCAGCGCCGCGAGAGGACGGTCCGCGCCTGCACGCGCCTCGGTGCGCAGGATGGCAGCCCAGCCTGCGGCGTGTTTGCCGGACGACTGCGTTCGCAGCCACGCATGCATGTCCTTGAGCGTGTCACGATCCCGTGTTGAAGCGCGGAACAACGCGGCAATCTGCGCGCGTCCCCGCTCCGGTGCCCA
Above is a genomic segment from Prosthecobacter sp. containing:
- a CDS encoding exonuclease SbcCD subunit D C-terminal domain-containing protein — its product is MRILHTADWHLGARLVERDRLPEQVAFLDWLIDTLRSEKIDALLLSGDVFDAANPPQDAVALYFDFLKRLADLQTVKAVITGGNHDSASHLNAPRELLRRFEVHVFGHAGDNVVDLGGAVVAAVPFLRERDLRQAAPGETLATVHEQVRAAIRAHYAAQLAACREIANGRPVIAMGHLTVLGATTSDSERDIHIGNLGSVGADIFDGFGYTALGHLHRPQKVASNETIRYSGSPIPLSFSEAADAKSVVIIDTEPEACTAERGRTQSSSSKKTSLRSPPLCGVKLLPIPTTRALVRVKANRATLAADLANVPATAWAEVTVKLDAPEPDLDRQVREAAVGRFEVLKVLADLPVSETAPWQSTAPTLHDLQPRDVFRELLQEKQIEGDELTAVFDELLALREEKVIL